ATACCAGACATTTGCTATGATAATTGACCATACAACTATCTTGGGATCGGACAGCCATGCAATGGACGAAAATCCCAGATACTCTAAAATGTAGTTTATAATCCCAAAACTGTTATCAAAAATGAATTTGAATGAAAAAGCAGCAATCAATCCAGATGTAATCCAGGGGATCATGATTAAAGCGATCAAAATTTGTTTTCCTTTAATATTTTGATTCAGCAGAGATGCAATAACTAAACCAATCAAAAACTGAAATACCACAGATCCTCCGACAAATATTATTGAAATTTTAATGGAAGTATGAAAATTTGGATCATTTAAAACTTGTATAAAATTATCAAGCCATACAAATTCCCATTCTTTTAAGATTGTAGTTATCGAAACTCCATGCGTGGAGATATAAATATTCCAAGCGAATGGAAACAATAGAAATACGCACAAAATTGAAATGGCAGGTAATAGATAAAGATAGGGCTCATATCTTGCTATAGAATGCATTTGTATGAAAAAAAATAGGTGGATTTAGAATTTGTTACCAGCCTAGTATTTCAGCGGTCTTTTTGGCAGCATCATCCAGAGCTTGTTTAGGTGCTTTTATGTTGAAATAGACTTCATCGATAGCCTGTTTCAAGTTCTCAGCTATTTGAGGGTATTCTGGGATGTTTGGTCTACTATGAGCCTCCGGAATCATAGATATAAGCTTAGAGTAATAGGGTATAGTACTATTTAGTTGGGATGAATAGTTACCCTCGCCTATTGGTTTTTGAGTTGGAAGATAGCCTTCTTGTAGTAACATGGGGGTTAAAATCTCAGGATCCACCATTAGAGTCAGCAACTCCCATGCCAAATCCTTGTTCGGAGATGATTGAGGGATACTCAATATCCATCCACCCATCATTGTGGTGGTATTAACGTTTGAAGAAGGAGTAGGGAACAACGGAAGCATTCCAATCCTTTCATCCAGTGAGGTCCATTCATTTTTAGGGAAAGTACCTAACAACCATGATCCTTCTAGCA
This Candidatus Nitrosocosmicus oleophilus DNA region includes the following protein-coding sequences:
- a CDS encoding carbohydrate ABC transporter permease — protein: MHSIARYEPYLYLLPAISILCVFLLFPFAWNIYISTHGVSITTILKEWEFVWLDNFIQVLNDPNFHTSIKISIIFVGGSVVFQFLIGLVIASLLNQNIKGKQILIALIMIPWITSGLIAAFSFKFIFDNSFGIINYILEYLGFSSIAWLSDPKIVVWSIIIANVWYGTPFTILFLTAGLLSINPSIYESAKVDGASKIKSFFYLTLPMIRSFIIIDIILITIWSINFFEIPLIMTGGNPLFASTPASLYMYRQAFEFGLLSKGSASGIILLSINIVVAFIYIIALKRRG